A genomic segment from Bombus huntii isolate Logan2020A chromosome 13, iyBomHunt1.1, whole genome shotgun sequence encodes:
- the LOC126872623 gene encoding uncharacterized protein LOC126872623, which yields MCKKSEDTSSVSPMATGVDPNIRAILDAMQKQNEIKLRKLLKETIKEATSGSCQDSLVSNSLNKSLETKNVTVENEEMVLKEFPKELQSNVGNSCEKKKTRKKEDQMMTAKIACDATESKNSADLMSRNLDANTQKKSLENKDDNNPSPSMLDRAHDPKLNNKIKGFVTEKLERFHDNKSITCAECSVSMCTKNASNVTITFRTPQASRKHNQDQTRSSSKVKLRELITANDQKLNYDPEHQLADLQVECSDKDRTTQEFEKHIEDMKEEEELGDIIKLHDEEKYKLIQHWCSVECQTAIKGYIDGKVHKESSETESIKNAAINEVEQEIINKDPQIDDQYKKKKKDEKFQEEQAENTTEIGDHSRYAGDTSLDKESTNDVEIFNTNEGEQNIEKHNVCTVLNIDTVSVTNAQCQALIKTLGETFDDKAQTLHVTDTDTDLSKLVDSSSEVMVLTVETTIY from the exons ATGTGCAAAAAATCAGAAGACACATCTTCTGTTAGCCCTATGGCTACTGGTGTGGATCCAAATATTCGGGCCATACTAGACGCTATGCAGAAGCAGAACGAAATCAAGTTAAGAAAACTGTTAAAGGAGACTATTAAAGAAGCGACTAGTGGGAGTTGTCAGGAtagtttagtttctaataGTTTGAACAAAAGCTTGGAGACGAAAAACGTTACTGTAGAAAATGAAGAGatggttttgaaagaatttccAAAAGAATTGCAGTCTAATGTAGGAAATTCTTGtgaaaagaaa AAAACCAGaaaga AGGAAGACCAAATGATGACAGCGAAAATTGCGTGTGACGCTACAGAATCAAAAAATTCAGCAGATCTTATGTCGAGAAATTTAGATGCTAATACACAAAAGAAGTCTTTAGAGAATAAAGATGACAATAATCCATCTCCATCTATGTTAGATA GGGCGCATGatccaaaattaaataataaaataaaaggttTTGTTACTGAAAAGTTAGAGAGATTTCATGATAACAAAAGCATTACCTGTGCAGAGTGCAGTGTATCAATGTGCACTAAAAATGCAAGCAACGTGACGATTACTTTTAGAACACCACAAGCATCACGAAAACACAATCAAGACCAAACAAGATCAAGTTCAAAAGTGAAGTTACGTGAGCTTATTACtgctaacgaccaaaaattgaattacgatcccgAGCATCAACTCGCTGATCTTCAAGTAGAATGTTCCGACAAAGACAGGACGACACAAGAGTTCGAGAAGCACATAGAGGACATGAAGgaggaa GAAGAATTAGgtgatataataaaacttcatgatgaagaaaaatataaactgatACAGCATTGGTGTTCTGTAGAATGTCAAACTGCCATAAAGGGTTACATTGATGGAAAAGtgca taAGGAAAGTAGTGAGACAGAGAGCATAAAGAACGCTGCGATTAATGAAGTAgaacaagaaataataaataaggacCCACAAATTGATgatcaatataaaaaaaaaaaaaaagatgagaaatttcaagaagagcAAGCAGAGAATACAACTGAGATTGGAGATCATTCAAGATATGCAGGTGACACATCTTTAGATAAAGAAAGTACGAAcgatgttgaaatatttaatacaaatgagGGTGAACAAAACATTGAGAAACACAACGTTTGTACAGTGTTAAATATAGATACAGTTAGTGTTACTAATGCTCAGTGTCAAGCATTAATTAAAACACTTGGTGAAACTTTTGATGATAAAGCCCAAACATTGCATGTCACGGATACAGACACAGATTTGTCTAAACTAGTTGATAGTAGTTCAGAAGTAATGGTACTGACTGTAGAAACTACTATATATTAA